A region of Oceanicoccus sp. KOV_DT_Chl DNA encodes the following proteins:
- a CDS encoding class I SAM-dependent methyltransferase — protein MSDHAFDLLCHQLAILNKEQRALWVVDENIAVADLVKVTPLDNLTVMTNRYDLSLALSQHGFSVLLSDFDFSEFEHNSLDRIYYRVSKEKPVVHHVINNAGVYLSAGGELCLAGYKNEGAKTYSEKAQRYLGELVEKQRSSNSSILACLRKGDMLSAPLDDHDYKRQVDVTTDVDGRKISLCSKPGVYGWKKIDRGSAFLVQHLDQLLQSMESPPASVLDLGCGFGYLSVLAALHCDAEFTATDNNVSSVALCEINFQRFAISGSVVLDNCAASINNKFDLVLCNPPFHQGFDVSGELTDRFLQTAKRLLKPKGRAFFVVNSFIPLERKAKGFFSDIDMLANNGSFKLLVLTP, from the coding sequence ATGAGTGATCATGCCTTTGATTTATTGTGCCACCAGTTAGCTATATTAAACAAAGAGCAGCGCGCGCTGTGGGTCGTTGATGAAAATATTGCTGTGGCTGATCTCGTTAAGGTTACGCCTTTAGATAATCTAACGGTGATGACTAATCGCTATGATTTGTCTCTGGCTTTATCACAACATGGTTTTAGTGTTTTGTTGAGTGATTTTGATTTTAGTGAGTTTGAACATAACTCACTGGATAGAATTTACTACCGCGTATCTAAAGAAAAGCCTGTCGTCCATCATGTCATCAATAATGCAGGTGTTTATTTGTCTGCTGGTGGTGAGTTATGTTTAGCGGGGTATAAAAATGAAGGCGCTAAAACTTATAGTGAAAAAGCGCAACGTTATCTCGGAGAATTAGTTGAAAAGCAGCGCAGTAGCAATAGTTCGATATTAGCCTGCCTGCGTAAAGGCGATATGTTGTCTGCCCCATTAGATGATCATGATTATAAGCGGCAAGTAGACGTTACTACTGATGTTGATGGGCGGAAGATAAGTTTATGCAGCAAGCCGGGGGTCTATGGATGGAAAAAAATTGATCGGGGTAGTGCGTTTTTAGTTCAACATCTTGATCAGCTATTGCAAAGTATGGAGTCTCCGCCTGCCTCTGTTCTGGATTTGGGTTGCGGCTTTGGTTATCTGTCCGTGTTGGCTGCACTGCACTGTGATGCAGAGTTTACTGCTACTGATAACAATGTCAGTTCGGTAGCTTTATGTGAGATTAATTTTCAACGCTTTGCTATTAGCGGTAGTGTGGTGCTGGATAACTGTGCTGCGAGTATTAATAATAAATTTGATCTGGTGTTATGTAATCCTCCGTTTCATCAAGGATTTGATGTCAGTGGTGAATTGACCGATAGGTTTCTGCAAACCGCCAAGCGGCTGCTTAAACCAAAAGGGCGTGCGTTTTTTGTGGTTAATAGTTTTATTCCGCTGGAGCGGAAAGCCAAAGGTTTTTTTTCTGACATCGATATGTTGGCGAATAACGGCAGTTTTAAGTTGTTGGTATTGACGCCATGA
- the rsuA gene encoding 16S rRNA pseudouridine(516) synthase RsuA — MTIRLDKYLASVTDYSRAEAKRLLKQKRVTVEGKVVTDPTAAVSEVALVAIDGENLRSVSNRYFMLHKPQGYISATKDRTHITVLELLEEDNIDQLHIAGRLDIDTTGLLLISDDGVWSHRVTSPRKDCKKTYWLETFDPISPEQIEKIEQGIKLDSEKKPTLPATLELLDDHTARLTISEGKYHQVKRMFAAIGNHVERLHRERIGAILLDQALSEGEYRALTVEEVASI, encoded by the coding sequence ATGACGATACGACTTGATAAATATTTGGCATCGGTAACCGATTATTCCCGGGCAGAGGCTAAACGATTGCTTAAGCAAAAAAGGGTGACGGTTGAAGGTAAAGTCGTTACCGATCCGACGGCAGCAGTGAGTGAGGTGGCGCTGGTGGCTATCGATGGTGAAAACCTGCGCAGTGTCAGTAATCGATATTTCATGTTACACAAGCCGCAGGGGTATATTTCCGCCACTAAAGACCGCACGCATATCACAGTGTTGGAATTATTGGAGGAGGATAATATAGATCAGCTGCATATTGCCGGGCGTTTGGATATTGATACCACTGGTTTGTTACTTATCAGTGATGATGGTGTCTGGTCGCATCGGGTGACTTCCCCGCGCAAGGATTGCAAAAAAACCTATTGGCTGGAAACGTTTGATCCTATCAGTCCTGAGCAGATAGAAAAGATTGAGCAAGGGATAAAATTAGATAGCGAAAAAAAACCTACGCTACCCGCCACATTGGAATTATTAGATGATCACACGGCTAGATTGACCATCAGCGAAGGTAAGTATCACCAGGTTAAAAGAATGTTTGCTGCTATTGGCAATCATGTCGAAAGATTACACCGCGAACGGATTGGGGCAATTCTTTTGGATCAGGCGTTGAGTGAAGGTGAGTACCGCGCACTGACAGTTGAAGAAGTGGCAAGTATATGA
- a CDS encoding DUF72 domain-containing protein, with product MNQVDNGFYHLGLPMWSNRQWLGSLFPAGANSKNFLQHYSSVFASVEGNTTFYATPDKAVVQSWKSQAHTGFRFCFKLPRKITHENNLRYCGVEFSDFLKRLEPLAENLGSFMIQLPDSFAPRQLPDLQGFLKELPADFQFSVEVRHLDFFNRGDEEKQLNQLLRQHNVDRVCFDSRALFSRSAQTAEEKEAHRKKPRLPVHAITTAKKPIIRFIGGSDFHHNEQYLLPWVKKIAEWQQQGIKPTVFIHTPDNIGAPEQAAIFHQLLKGIPGWQPLSKLIKDEMQTALF from the coding sequence GTGAATCAGGTGGATAATGGCTTTTATCACCTAGGGTTGCCGATGTGGTCTAACCGGCAGTGGTTAGGCAGTTTGTTTCCTGCTGGTGCCAATAGTAAAAACTTCCTGCAACATTATTCTTCGGTGTTTGCCAGTGTTGAAGGTAATACCACCTTTTATGCAACGCCTGATAAAGCAGTGGTGCAGAGTTGGAAGTCGCAGGCGCACACGGGTTTTCGTTTTTGCTTTAAGTTGCCACGCAAAATCACCCATGAAAATAATTTGCGCTATTGTGGGGTGGAATTCAGTGATTTTTTAAAGCGCCTGGAGCCATTGGCTGAAAACCTGGGTAGTTTTATGATTCAACTACCGGATAGTTTTGCTCCGCGTCAGCTACCCGATCTACAAGGTTTTCTAAAGGAATTGCCGGCGGATTTTCAGTTCTCTGTGGAGGTTCGGCACTTGGATTTTTTTAATCGAGGTGATGAAGAGAAGCAACTTAACCAACTATTGCGGCAGCATAATGTTGATAGGGTCTGTTTTGATAGTCGTGCTTTATTTAGCCGATCTGCTCAGACGGCGGAGGAAAAAGAAGCGCATCGAAAAAAGCCTCGTTTACCAGTGCATGCAATCACTACGGCAAAAAAACCTATTATTCGTTTTATTGGCGGCTCAGACTTTCATCATAACGAACAGTATTTACTCCCATGGGTTAAAAAAATAGCTGAATGGCAGCAACAGGGAATCAAGCCTACAGTATTTATTCATACCCCGGATAATATTGGTGCACCAGAGCAGGCCGCTATCTTTCATCAACTATTAAAAGGTATTCCTGGTTGGCAACCATTATCCAAATTGATTAAAGACGAAATGCAAACCGCATTATTTTAG
- a CDS encoding peptide chain release factor 3: MSSITSRVAQRRTFAIISHPDAGKTTITEKLLLLGRLIQIAGTVKSKKSDRHATSDWMGMEQERGISVTSSVMQFPYKGRMVNLLDTPGHEDFSEDTYRTLTAVDSALMVVDGAKGVEARTIKLMEVCRLRDTPILSFVNKMDRDIRDPIDLLDEIEAVLSIKGAPINWPIGMGKEFQGVYNLYTDVIHVFKHGQSNVIADDIQIQGLGSDEAKALLGVYYNDFVDEIELVRGASHEFDVEAYLAGTLTPVFFGTALSNFGVREMLDGFVEWAPAPLPRHTLGRDVVADEEDFSGFIFKIQANMDPKHRDRIAFMRICSGTYTKGMKMKHVRLAKDIKIADAVTFMAGEREAVEEAVSGDIIGLHNHGTIQIGDTFTAGEELKYTGIPHFAPEMFRLIRLKDPLKMKALQKGLQQLSEEGSTQVFMPLNNSNLIVGAVGQLQYEVVAYRLKDEYKVEAIYEPVSVHTVRWVDCADRKKLEEFKNKAAENLAIDGGGHLTYLAPTRVNLQVMEERWPEITFTSTREH, from the coding sequence ATGAGTTCTATTACTTCAAGGGTGGCCCAGCGCCGAACCTTTGCCATCATTTCGCACCCGGATGCGGGTAAGACCACGATTACCGAAAAGTTGTTGCTGCTTGGTCGGCTGATACAAATCGCTGGTACAGTGAAGAGTAAAAAATCGGATCGTCACGCTACTTCTGACTGGATGGGTATGGAGCAAGAGAGGGGTATTTCGGTGACCTCTTCGGTGATGCAGTTTCCCTATAAAGGACGCATGGTCAATCTGTTAGATACGCCGGGACACGAAGACTTTTCTGAAGATACCTATCGTACGTTGACCGCAGTGGATTCGGCGTTAATGGTAGTTGATGGAGCAAAAGGTGTTGAGGCGCGTACCATTAAACTGATGGAAGTCTGTCGTCTGCGGGACACACCGATTCTTAGTTTTGTTAACAAAATGGACCGCGATATTCGCGACCCGATTGACTTGTTGGATGAAATTGAAGCGGTACTTTCTATTAAAGGGGCGCCGATTAATTGGCCCATTGGGATGGGAAAGGAGTTTCAGGGGGTATACAACCTATACACCGATGTTATTCATGTTTTTAAGCATGGTCAAAGCAATGTGATTGCGGATGATATACAGATACAAGGCTTGGGGAGTGATGAGGCCAAAGCGTTATTGGGTGTGTATTACAACGACTTTGTTGACGAAATTGAATTGGTTCGTGGGGCTAGCCATGAATTTGATGTCGAGGCTTACCTTGCAGGTACCTTGACCCCGGTATTTTTTGGTACTGCGCTATCCAATTTTGGTGTCCGTGAAATGCTGGATGGATTTGTTGAGTGGGCACCAGCGCCGTTACCTCGTCATACCCTTGGCCGAGATGTGGTTGCCGATGAAGAAGACTTCAGCGGCTTTATCTTTAAAATTCAAGCCAATATGGACCCCAAGCACCGCGATCGTATTGCCTTTATGCGGATATGCTCAGGGACTTATACCAAGGGTATGAAAATGAAACATGTACGCTTGGCTAAGGATATAAAAATTGCGGATGCGGTGACGTTTATGGCCGGTGAGCGTGAGGCAGTAGAAGAAGCGGTCTCTGGAGATATTATCGGTTTGCACAACCATGGCACCATTCAGATTGGTGATACGTTTACTGCCGGTGAGGAGTTGAAATATACCGGAATTCCCCACTTTGCTCCGGAAATGTTTCGTCTTATTCGCTTGAAGGATCCGTTAAAAATGAAAGCACTGCAAAAAGGATTGCAGCAGTTGTCTGAAGAGGGGTCGACCCAGGTCTTTATGCCGCTGAATAATTCCAATTTAATTGTGGGTGCGGTAGGACAGTTACAATATGAGGTTGTTGCTTATCGTTTGAAAGATGAATACAAAGTGGAAGCGATCTATGAGCCCGTCAGTGTTCATACAGTACGCTGGGTAGATTGCGCGGATAGAAAGAAGTTAGAAGAGTTTAAAAACAAGGCGGCTGAAAATCTGGCCATAGATGGCGGCGGCCATTTAACCTATTTGGCACCAACGCGGGTTAATTTGCAGGTTATGGAAGAACGTTGGCCAGAGATTACTTTTACGTCCACCAGGGAACACTAA
- a CDS encoding ATP-binding protein translates to MPKTTISLTASAANLRRLAIIRLILILGLLTAIGYIYLSLKADIIHPVYLTILAILSLLNILTFWRLQKPWPVTDLEYCAQILCDIAGITALLYVSGGATNPFVSYYLVPLSISAAVLPWRYTWAISGLSLAAYTALLFYYQPLPAFQPQQGVHAGHHSSGINLHILGMWMTFALSTALITYFVVKMANALRLQQQLQANNREDILRDEQILAVATLAAGTAHELGTPLATMTVLVDELIQESIKPEQLDADLLLLKNQLHNCKKILQGLVSTAEAHQPGHSSMIAVEEYIQNILDHWQVLRPQVSFSLHSSEIPLGSIQVDSTLEQAIVNLLNNAADANPDNIDVHISRQGQQVQITIRDHGSGIDLAIAEQMGKPFITTKGKGLGLGLFLTHATISRYGGSIKLFNHPEGGAQAELLLPLNSATLSNSENH, encoded by the coding sequence ATGCCAAAAACCACGATATCGCTAACTGCCTCCGCCGCCAATCTGCGGCGGCTTGCGATTATTCGTCTCATTTTAATTCTGGGGCTGCTCACAGCGATCGGGTATATCTATCTATCGCTAAAAGCCGACATCATCCACCCTGTCTATCTCACCATTTTAGCGATACTCAGCCTGTTAAATATTTTGACCTTTTGGCGACTGCAAAAACCCTGGCCAGTCACCGATCTAGAATATTGCGCCCAAATTTTATGTGATATCGCAGGTATAACTGCACTACTTTACGTCAGTGGCGGCGCCACTAACCCGTTTGTTTCTTACTATTTAGTGCCTCTCTCAATTTCTGCGGCAGTATTACCCTGGCGTTACACCTGGGCCATATCCGGCTTATCGTTAGCCGCTTATACTGCGCTGCTATTTTACTACCAACCACTACCCGCTTTTCAGCCACAACAGGGAGTACATGCGGGCCACCACAGTAGCGGTATCAACTTACATATTTTGGGTATGTGGATGACGTTTGCGCTGAGCACGGCTTTAATTACTTACTTCGTTGTGAAGATGGCAAATGCCTTGCGCCTGCAACAACAACTACAAGCTAATAATCGGGAAGATATTTTACGCGACGAGCAAATACTGGCTGTCGCCACACTCGCTGCCGGGACGGCCCACGAACTAGGAACGCCTCTCGCCACAATGACGGTGTTAGTTGATGAGTTAATTCAGGAGTCGATCAAACCAGAGCAACTGGATGCAGACTTGTTGCTACTTAAAAACCAATTACACAACTGTAAAAAAATATTACAGGGTTTAGTATCCACGGCAGAAGCACATCAACCAGGGCATAGCAGCATGATCGCGGTTGAAGAATATATCCAAAACATCCTCGATCATTGGCAAGTACTGCGGCCACAAGTTAGTTTTTCACTGCATAGCAGTGAGATCCCACTTGGCTCAATTCAGGTCGACAGCACATTAGAGCAAGCGATTGTTAACTTGCTCAACAATGCTGCCGACGCTAACCCGGATAATATTGACGTGCATATATCGAGACAGGGTCAACAAGTACAGATCACCATTCGCGATCATGGTAGCGGTATCGACCTGGCCATCGCCGAGCAAATGGGCAAACCTTTTATCACTACCAAGGGCAAAGGTCTGGGTCTGGGCTTATTTTTAACCCACGCGACAATTAGCCGCTATGGCGGCAGCATCAAATTATTCAATCACCCTGAGGGAGGCGCCCAAGCGGAGCTACTGTTGCCGCTTAACTCAGCCACGCTCTCAAACAGCGAGAACCATTGA
- a CDS encoding response regulator transcription factor: MTRILLVDDDTAFLQVLSRALQRREFTVSTADNTEQALTLAKQQEFDRAIIDLKMEGASGITLIPQLKLHQPEIQIVMLTGYSSVATAVEAVKLGALNYLCKPANTEEILAAFNDATDVNIAIPENRPSVDRLEWEHIQRVLKEQDGNISATARALGMHRRTLQRKLSKRPVKE; the protein is encoded by the coding sequence ATGACTCGTATTTTATTGGTTGATGATGACACCGCTTTTTTACAGGTTTTATCGCGCGCGCTGCAACGAAGAGAGTTTACGGTAAGCACTGCCGATAATACAGAACAAGCGCTGACACTAGCAAAGCAGCAAGAATTTGATCGCGCGATTATTGATTTAAAAATGGAGGGAGCTTCAGGGATAACCTTAATCCCCCAGCTAAAGTTGCACCAGCCTGAAATACAAATTGTTATGCTGACGGGCTATTCCAGTGTGGCCACTGCTGTTGAAGCAGTAAAACTAGGAGCCTTAAACTATCTATGCAAACCCGCCAACACAGAAGAAATTCTAGCGGCGTTTAACGATGCTACCGACGTCAATATTGCAATCCCGGAAAACAGGCCCTCGGTGGATCGTCTGGAATGGGAACATATTCAACGGGTACTTAAAGAACAAGACGGTAATATATCTGCCACTGCCAGGGCACTGGGTATGCATCGCCGCACCTTACAACGCAAACTGAGCAAGCGTCCGGTAAAAGAATAG
- a CDS encoding GGDEF domain-containing protein — protein MIIADLMTDIVAGVAPEQSLLSAIKLMQEHGCSCVLITEDGAPQGIITERDVVRIFNENITGDQHGDLAVAALQVADVMTREPVCVKQSTSLYDALLLARSRKLRHILVVDDDEKLVGLVTQTDMVNAYVHLIERQVELENLNQQLHLLSNEDALMHIGNRRAMEVELDFTEASAIRYKKYYALALLDVDWFKKYNDHYGHLQGDEALKKLALIIQDNMRDVDRVYRYGGEEILLLMPGSSRADAIVAADRIRHAVEAEKIPHVQSPLSFLTVSVGVAEGSQQSWEEVVSVADTALYRAKEAGRNKVSD, from the coding sequence ATGATTATTGCTGATTTAATGACAGATATTGTAGCGGGAGTCGCTCCTGAACAGTCGTTGTTGTCCGCCATTAAATTAATGCAGGAGCATGGCTGTTCCTGTGTATTAATTACTGAGGATGGCGCCCCGCAGGGTATAATCACAGAGCGTGATGTGGTGCGGATATTTAATGAAAATATTACTGGCGACCAACATGGTGATCTCGCGGTTGCGGCATTGCAGGTTGCCGACGTGATGACTCGTGAGCCAGTTTGTGTCAAGCAGTCCACATCTTTGTACGATGCCTTGTTGCTAGCCCGTAGCCGTAAGTTACGCCATATATTAGTGGTTGATGATGATGAAAAACTGGTCGGCTTGGTCACTCAGACTGATATGGTGAATGCCTACGTACATTTGATTGAGCGACAGGTTGAATTGGAAAACCTGAATCAGCAACTGCATTTATTATCGAATGAAGATGCTTTAATGCATATTGGTAATCGCCGTGCCATGGAGGTGGAGTTAGATTTCACCGAAGCTTCTGCCATTCGCTACAAAAAATATTATGCATTGGCATTGCTTGATGTTGATTGGTTTAAAAAATATAACGATCATTACGGACACCTGCAGGGTGATGAGGCGTTAAAAAAACTGGCACTCATTATTCAGGATAATATGCGCGATGTAGATCGAGTGTATCGCTATGGTGGCGAAGAAATTTTACTACTGATGCCGGGTTCTTCTCGCGCTGATGCGATAGTTGCAGCTGATAGAATACGCCATGCTGTTGAGGCCGAAAAAATTCCGCACGTACAATCTCCTTTGTCTTTCCTGACGGTAAGTGTCGGTGTGGCTGAAGGTTCCCAGCAATCTTGGGAGGAGGTAGTTAGTGTGGCAGATACGGCTTTGTATCGCGCTAAAGAAGCGGGTAGAAATAAAGTAAGTGATTAA
- a CDS encoding VOC family protein, with product MAQLTNNLKDFIIGLAHVGHVVTDMDAALANFKRVYGVTDDDIRIPANPPGVEVMTNFAFVTVGGTEFELIEPVSEYFKELLLAMPSGMAGINHVAYLVSDIEAAVAALEKVGIVPGHVTPNGVVDFGEKKLCYLDPNSTGDLLIELIEINSAS from the coding sequence GTGGCACAATTAACTAACAATTTAAAAGATTTTATTATTGGCTTGGCTCATGTTGGGCATGTGGTCACCGATATGGATGCCGCGCTGGCTAACTTTAAGCGCGTTTACGGTGTGACCGATGATGATATCCGTATCCCCGCTAACCCACCGGGTGTGGAGGTGATGACGAACTTTGCCTTTGTCACTGTGGGCGGCACAGAGTTTGAGTTGATTGAGCCGGTATCTGAATATTTTAAAGAATTGTTGCTAGCTATGCCCTCCGGTATGGCCGGTATTAATCATGTAGCCTATTTGGTCAGTGATATTGAGGCTGCTGTTGCTGCACTGGAAAAAGTAGGTATTGTGCCAGGTCACGTGACACCTAACGGTGTAGTTGATTTTGGTGAGAAAAAATTATGTTATTTGGATCCCAATAGCACCGGTGATTTATTAATAGAGCTAATAGAAATTAATAGTGCTAGTTGA
- the ggt gene encoding gamma-glutamyltransferase: MLGVVDGHNSGIGGGNFALIRYADGRVQALDGREMAPAAAYRDMYVRDGKANSDLSQTGALAIGVPGSLAVYDYMLSQGGKFTLKECLLPAADVAEQGFALSHVSNARIKSTQKKLQLFPASAAVYLDAKGEPWPAGHQFIQTDLAKTYRQIAEHGVDYFYRGGFAREVDLWMKANGGIVRYEDFSGYQMLQREPIKSQYRGHTIYGFPPPSSGGVHVAQILNILEQFDVSQLSEADRYHLLAEAMKLAFADRAHFLGDPDFVSVPKGLIDPAYAKQLATTINMKKAATDVQHGLPPNAEIDFFGKHTTHISAADKWGNWVAITTTVNTSFGSKVIIPGTGVVMNNQMDDFSIQPGVPNAFGLVGNEANNIQPGKRPLSSMSPTIVVHQGKPLIALGAAGGPTIITQVVQGLVNMLDLGMSVQQSLATPRVHNQWLPAVTMAEKSLPPPVQTVLEERGHKLYFRPYNGTSMAIKSTASGFEASAEPRIVKQNMAN; the protein is encoded by the coding sequence ATGCTGGGCGTGGTTGATGGTCATAATTCCGGTATTGGCGGCGGTAATTTTGCATTGATTCGTTATGCGGATGGTCGTGTGCAGGCATTGGATGGCAGAGAGATGGCGCCCGCTGCAGCGTATCGTGATATGTATGTCCGCGATGGCAAGGCCAATAGTGATTTGAGTCAGACCGGAGCGTTGGCTATCGGTGTTCCAGGTTCACTGGCAGTCTATGACTATATGTTATCGCAGGGTGGAAAGTTCACTCTGAAAGAGTGTTTGCTACCGGCCGCGGATGTCGCAGAACAAGGTTTTGCCCTTAGTCACGTTTCCAATGCGCGGATTAAATCGACACAAAAAAAACTGCAGTTATTTCCGGCTAGTGCTGCTGTCTATCTGGATGCCAAAGGTGAGCCTTGGCCGGCGGGGCATCAGTTTATACAAACGGATTTAGCTAAAACGTATCGACAAATAGCTGAGCACGGCGTTGATTATTTTTATCGGGGTGGTTTCGCTAGAGAAGTCGATCTATGGATGAAGGCCAATGGTGGTATTGTCCGCTATGAAGATTTTAGTGGCTATCAAATGCTGCAGCGTGAACCCATCAAAAGTCAGTATCGCGGGCATACTATATATGGCTTTCCGCCTCCAAGTTCTGGTGGTGTTCATGTCGCACAAATTCTAAATATTCTAGAGCAATTCGACGTTAGTCAATTATCAGAAGCTGATCGTTACCATCTGCTAGCAGAGGCGATGAAATTGGCCTTTGCTGATCGGGCACATTTTTTGGGCGATCCTGATTTTGTATCTGTGCCTAAAGGTTTGATTGATCCAGCCTATGCCAAACAGTTAGCGACAACAATCAATATGAAAAAGGCAGCGACAGATGTGCAGCACGGTCTGCCGCCAAATGCAGAGATTGATTTTTTTGGTAAGCACACAACGCATATTTCAGCGGCAGATAAGTGGGGTAATTGGGTGGCGATTACCACAACGGTCAATACCAGCTTTGGTTCTAAAGTAATTATTCCGGGTACCGGTGTAGTGATGAATAATCAAATGGATGATTTTTCAATTCAGCCTGGCGTACCTAATGCTTTTGGTCTGGTGGGGAACGAGGCTAACAATATTCAGCCAGGTAAACGGCCTTTATCAAGTATGAGTCCGACTATAGTCGTGCATCAAGGTAAGCCATTAATTGCTTTAGGCGCTGCCGGTGGCCCGACTATTATTACCCAGGTTGTTCAAGGCTTGGTTAATATGTTAGATCTGGGTATGTCAGTACAGCAATCATTGGCCACACCTCGCGTACACAACCAGTGGTTGCCAGCGGTGACAATGGCCGAGAAAAGTTTGCCGCCCCCTGTGCAGACCGTCCTTGAAGAAAGGGGGCACAAATTATATTTTCGCCCTTATAACGGTACCAGTATGGCGATCAAGTCGACGGCATCTGGATTTGAAGCTTCCGCAGAGCCGCGGATAGTTAAACAAAATATGGCAAACTGA